Genomic window (Ananas comosus cultivar F153 linkage group 16, ASM154086v1, whole genome shotgun sequence):
ACCATGTATGTGGGTGGGTAGACCGGTCGAGCGCAACCCCTTCGATGGAGTATCCTCAAGGGTGGGGATATTTTCATATTCTTATCATGGCAATTCAGATTCTTTGCGAGTTTGAACTGATTCTGTGAAATCATTCAGTTACGTGTtcaatttactaaaatttttgtCGTATTTTTAATAGTCATAAGTATTTATCACGAGATAAATGTATGAAAATTTTTAGCACAATTTAGGTATTGAAAATGATGGAGACAAAGtgacaaaggaaaaaaaaaatcattttatttctggtctcttttatattttatgtcaATTGCCACCCCTTTTCTGCACAAAGTATAGATCTAAGTACAAAATAAACATCATTAACCGACAATGGCATCGGATCCATCTGATCAAGACCAAAATTCGGGTGTCCCTCTTTTAtttctcttacttttttttttaatgtttttgatatttgaatgcaaaaacttttcttttcaggtaaaaggaaaaaaaaagaaaaagaaaaagaaaaagaaaaggcacaAACTTTTAGTAGTATACTTGTCCAAACTGCAGTGGTGTACAAGATGTTGTATTGTTTAGAGTCTCTAATGCCACGTGTACGAATATGATCAGCCTCTAGTAAAGTCCCGATCAGAGGCGCACCCGGATTAAACGATGACGTGGCGCACATCTGTAGACCGTACTGTATTATTGCGGTCCCTCGTGTTACACCACCTTAATAATACCTCTCtccttttcctcaaaaaaaataatacctctctcccccctctctctttctctctctctctcatccggTAAATTTGtcgaatcaaaaaaaaaaaaacaccaaaaaaaaaaaaaaaaaaaaaaaaaaaaaaaggaaaattcgTAATGTCAGAGGGCGCAAACCCTCGCTCCTCTCCGAGGAAAACGCGACAGCATTTTAGGTACTCATCATCGAGATCCATCcattctcccttttttttttttcattgttattattattattattattattattattattatttgttgcaACAAAAAATATCCGCCCCAATTAATGCTCCTCCAACTCTACACGATTATTAATTTCCCCACTATTCACGATCGAAATGTACAATTTATACAAGATAAATTGGGTAGGTACACCGTATCCTCGCCGATCGCGTTATCCCTCGGCTCATCTGTGTCCATCATTGCAGGAATTCGGAATCGACGGCGATGCGGGGGGCTCCGCAGCATCAGCAGCTCCAGGGCAACGGTGGCGCGCGCCACGCCGCGTCGCCGCCGGAGGGGGAGAGGGCGGGGCCGGCGaagggcggcgccgccgcggcggcgtcgtcggAGGACAAGAAGGGGTCGTCGTCGGGGAGCGAGGGCGTGGTGTGGCCCAAATTCGCGATCGCCCTCACCAacaaggagaaggaggaggatttCCTACTCTTCAAAGGATCCAAGCTTCCCCAGCGACCCAAGAAGCGAGCCAAGCTCATTCAGAGAACCATCAACGTATGTTGATGATCATCATCAAATCATCATGATCATCGTGATGATCCTCCCCTCTCtgcatttaatttaatttaatttttttgaaatttaattaattactctTCAATGAAAAGattaataaaagtatttttgggggaatttttatttttatttttaagttgggTGGggtctttataaaaaaaaaaaacaaaaaaagaaaatttccaAGGGTGGGCTACTGGGTTGGAATTTATAGAAGGGGTATGCATTTGGTGGTGGTGTTACTTTACTTTAGTTAAAAGAAAGCGGAGAAAGGTGGGTGGGCCCCATTTTCTGAGCCTTACAAAAATGGGCTGTGTTATTCTCccacctccttttttttttttcccccttttttttaaaacattgttTTTTCCGCGACAGGCCCACCGCACCCCACCACACACATCGCTTTCTATTCTTGACCCAAATGGTTTGTGCATTTAAtatgagggagggtgggtagcTTGGATTGGGTAGCTTAGATTCGATTATATTAgtatttttccttttccttttctttttttttttttgggtaagtTTAGCGTCTGTTGAGGCTAATTTGTGCTTCTTTGAACTTTCCTCCTGCTGCGCATTtcttttattgatttattaCATGTGAAGCGGAAAAATCGCTTATTACTTGCGAGGAAACTCAATTGGATAAGGATGCATCACGTGATCAGGACTTTGTGTGTGCGCGTGCGCGCGCGTGCGTATATATCGCAGGGGTTG
Coding sequences:
- the LOC109722415 gene encoding uncharacterized protein LOC109722415, translating into MRGAPQHQQLQGNGGARHAASPPEGERAGPAKGGAAAAASSEDKKGSSSGSEGVVWPKFAIALTNKEKEEDFLLFKGSKLPQRPKKRAKLIQRTINLVSPGAWLCDLTLERYEVREKKISKKKPRGLKAMQNMDSDSE